A genomic window from Streptomyces sp. HUAS YS2 includes:
- a CDS encoding serine/threonine-protein kinase has translation MEHSQSTGTGLLLAGRYRLSESIGRGGMGKVWRAQDEVLHRTVAVKELTAGRFVSEADRVVLHARTQKEARAAARISHPGVVTVHDVLEHDDRPWIVMQYVDGPSLADAMKEASPDAREAARIGLHVLGALRAAHAAGVLHRDVKPGNVLLARDGRVLLTDFGIAAIEGDSTITRTGELVGSIDYLAPERVRGGAPGPASDLWSLGATLYAAVEGTSPFRRDSPITTMQAVVTEEPDAPRKAGPLAPVITALLRKDPEGRPSADEAERMLLEAMEGRTPKAAQAFVPTQRVDPAQLGSVATLQQPVPPASELPAATPTVPSVPASGGGRWRTAVLAAVVAGLVAGAAVFAVMQYGGGQGGGDQGRGTGPTADSTAEPGKDKSKGKVDPVLDPAGWHRVQDPEGFSILVPKGWERQINTQGSIDYTPDDGRHLIRISIDTSPDFETPLVHAEDLEKQLKKRARYERVRLTQNLFRDQQYACLLEFTWTERRNNPGPRHAIDQLYYGDDGTEYALYMSSPEKDWDTTRRQFDHLLKSWRPPAEAQ, from the coding sequence GTGGAACATTCTCAGAGCACAGGAACCGGGCTCCTGCTCGCCGGTCGGTACCGGCTGAGCGAGTCCATCGGGCGCGGCGGCATGGGCAAGGTCTGGCGCGCGCAGGACGAGGTCCTGCACCGCACGGTCGCGGTGAAGGAGCTGACGGCGGGTCGGTTCGTCTCCGAGGCCGACCGGGTCGTCCTGCACGCCCGGACGCAGAAGGAGGCGCGGGCCGCCGCGCGGATCTCGCACCCGGGTGTCGTCACCGTGCACGACGTGCTGGAGCACGACGACCGGCCGTGGATCGTCATGCAGTACGTCGACGGGCCCTCGCTCGCGGACGCGATGAAGGAGGCGTCGCCCGACGCCCGCGAGGCGGCCCGGATCGGCCTGCACGTCCTCGGCGCGCTGCGCGCCGCGCACGCGGCCGGGGTGCTGCACCGGGACGTAAAGCCCGGCAACGTGCTGCTGGCCCGCGACGGCCGGGTGCTGCTCACCGACTTCGGCATCGCGGCCATCGAGGGCGACTCCACCATCACGCGGACCGGTGAACTCGTCGGCTCCATCGACTATCTGGCACCCGAGCGGGTACGGGGCGGGGCGCCCGGCCCGGCCTCCGACCTCTGGTCGCTCGGCGCGACGCTGTACGCGGCGGTGGAGGGGACGAGCCCGTTCCGCCGCGACTCGCCGATCACCACCATGCAGGCCGTCGTGACCGAGGAGCCGGACGCCCCGCGCAAGGCGGGCCCGCTCGCGCCGGTGATCACCGCACTGCTGCGCAAGGACCCGGAGGGCCGTCCGTCGGCCGACGAGGCCGAGCGGATGCTCCTGGAGGCCATGGAGGGGCGTACCCCGAAGGCTGCGCAGGCGTTCGTGCCGACCCAGCGGGTCGACCCGGCCCAGCTCGGCTCGGTCGCCACCCTGCAGCAGCCCGTCCCGCCCGCCTCCGAGCTCCCGGCCGCGACCCCGACCGTCCCGTCCGTCCCGGCGTCCGGCGGCGGTCGGTGGCGCACGGCGGTCCTCGCGGCGGTCGTCGCCGGTCTGGTCGCGGGCGCCGCGGTGTTCGCCGTGATGCAGTACGGGGGCGGTCAGGGCGGCGGCGACCAGGGGCGCGGCACCGGCCCGACGGCCGACAGCACCGCCGAGCCCGGCAAGGACAAGAGCAAGGGCAAGGTCGACCCCGTCCTCGACCCCGCCGGCTGGCACCGTGTGCAGGACCCGGAGGGCTTCAGCATCCTCGTGCCCAAGGGCTGGGAGCGGCAGATCAACACCCAGGGCAGCATCGACTACACGCCCGACGACGGCCGGCACCTCATCCGGATCAGCATCGACACGTCACCCGACTTCGAGACGCCGCTGGTGCATGCCGAGGACCTGGAGAAGCAGCTGAAGAAGCGGGCGCGCTACGAGCGGGTGCGGCTGACCCAGAACCTCTTCCGGGACCAGCAGTACGCCTGCCTGCTCGAGTTCACCTGGACGGAGCGGCGGAACAACCCGGGGCCGCGGCACGCCATCGACCAGCTCTACTACGGCGACGACGGCACGGAGTACGCGCTGTACATGTCCTCGCCCGAGAAGGACTGGGACACCACGCGCCGGCAGTTCGATCACCTCCTGAAAAGCTGGCGACCGCCGGCCGAAGCGCAGTGA
- a CDS encoding GMC family oxidoreductase: MTAVTPAQNQDEDGSYDYDVVVVGSGFGGSVTALRLTEKGYRVGVLEAGRRFAREELPRNSWDLKNFLWAPALGLYGIQRIHLLGNVMVLAGAGVGGGSLNYANTLYEPLAPFFDDPQWKDITDWREELGPYYDQAKRMLGVRLNPTMTPSDVHLKATAQAMGIGDTFHMAPVGVFFGDGKDAVGEDGAGTAKVKPGGEVADPFFGGAGPSRKACTECGECMTGCRHGAKNTLNENYLHLAEKAGATVHPMTSVVAVTEDSRGGYAVKTLPTDNRKKGKGRTFTARKVVIAAGTYGTQTLLHRMKDTGLLPRISARLGELTRTNSEGLVGSQTTDRRYRKKHGKDKVDFTRGVAITSSVHPDENTHIEPVRYGKGSNSMGALTVLQVPYGAHRVRRWLVELVKHPTLAVRSLSNRRWSERTIIGLVMQSLDNSLTTYRKPGGIGKGLLTARQGHGAPNPTQIEAATQAASLLAEEINGFAGSNVGELMGTPLTAHFLGGCPIGADAESGVIDPYHRLYGHPGISVVDGAAVSANLGVNPSLTITAQAERAMSFWPNKNEEDARPAQGAAYVRLAPVEPKSPAVPADAFGALRLPFLGIPTVPPKKS, from the coding sequence ATGACCGCGGTAACCCCTGCCCAGAATCAGGACGAGGACGGTTCGTACGACTACGACGTCGTCGTCGTCGGCTCCGGCTTCGGCGGCTCGGTCACCGCGCTGCGGCTCACCGAGAAGGGCTACCGGGTCGGCGTCCTCGAGGCGGGCCGCCGGTTCGCCCGCGAGGAGCTGCCCCGGAACTCCTGGGACCTGAAGAACTTCCTCTGGGCGCCGGCCCTCGGCCTGTACGGCATCCAGCGCATCCACCTGCTGGGCAACGTCATGGTCCTGGCGGGCGCCGGCGTCGGCGGCGGTTCGCTGAACTACGCCAACACCCTCTACGAGCCGCTCGCGCCGTTCTTCGATGACCCGCAGTGGAAGGACATCACGGACTGGCGCGAGGAGCTGGGCCCGTACTACGACCAGGCCAAGCGGATGCTGGGGGTCCGGCTCAACCCGACCATGACCCCCTCGGACGTCCACCTGAAGGCGACCGCGCAGGCCATGGGCATCGGCGACACCTTCCACATGGCGCCGGTGGGTGTGTTCTTCGGGGACGGCAAGGACGCCGTCGGCGAGGACGGGGCAGGGACCGCGAAGGTGAAGCCGGGCGGCGAGGTCGCCGATCCGTTCTTCGGCGGCGCGGGCCCGTCCCGCAAGGCCTGCACCGAGTGCGGCGAGTGCATGACCGGCTGTCGGCACGGCGCGAAGAACACCCTCAACGAGAACTACCTCCACCTCGCGGAGAAGGCGGGCGCGACCGTCCACCCGATGACCTCGGTCGTCGCCGTCACCGAGGACTCCCGGGGCGGCTACGCGGTCAAGACCCTGCCCACCGACAACCGGAAGAAGGGCAAGGGCCGCACCTTCACGGCCCGCAAGGTCGTCATCGCCGCCGGTACGTACGGCACCCAGACGCTGCTGCACCGGATGAAGGACACCGGCCTGCTGCCCCGGATCTCGGCCCGGCTCGGCGAGCTGACCCGCACCAACTCCGAGGGCCTGGTGGGCTCGCAGACCACCGACCGCCGCTACCGGAAGAAGCACGGCAAGGACAAGGTCGACTTCACCCGCGGCGTCGCCATCACCTCGTCCGTCCACCCGGACGAGAACACCCACATCGAGCCGGTCCGCTACGGCAAGGGCTCCAACTCGATGGGCGCGCTGACCGTCCTCCAGGTGCCGTACGGCGCGCACCGGGTGCGCAGGTGGCTGGTCGAGCTGGTCAAGCACCCCACGCTGGCGGTCCGTTCGCTGTCCAACCGGCGCTGGTCGGAGCGGACCATCATCGGTCTGGTCATGCAGTCCCTGGACAACTCCCTGACGACGTACCGCAAGCCGGGCGGCATCGGGAAGGGTCTGCTCACCGCCCGCCAGGGCCACGGCGCGCCGAACCCGACGCAGATCGAGGCGGCGACGCAGGCGGCGAGCCTGCTCGCCGAGGAGATCAACGGCTTCGCCGGCTCCAACGTCGGCGAGCTGATGGGCACTCCGCTGACCGCGCACTTCCTCGGCGGCTGCCCGATCGGCGCGGACGCCGAGTCCGGCGTCATCGACCCCTACCACCGGCTGTACGGTCACCCCGGCATCTCGGTCGTGGACGGCGCGGCGGTCTCCGCGAACCTGGGCGTCAACCCCTCGCTGACGATCACGGCGCAGGCGGAGCGGGCGATGTCGTTCTGGCCGAACAAGAACGAGGAGGACGCCCGCCCGGCCCAGGGCGCGGCGTACGTGCGCCTGGCCCCCGTCGAGCCGAAGTCCCCGGCGGTCCCCGCGGACGCCTTCGGCGCCCTGAGGCTCCCGTTCCTCGGCATCCCGACGGTCCCGCCGAAGAAGTCCTGA
- a CDS encoding succinic semialdehyde dehydrogenase — protein sequence MTDSQAITSTAPDTEAPAARAGAGTNPIAPAPTGVRTAADVVTPDLVARLTKGVVGSGRTANHTPFTGDKLADLPESTPEDVAEAFVRARAAQGAWAATPVRRRAAVLLRFHDLVLERQGEILDLIQLETGKARLHAHEEVQAVAVAARHYGRKASSYLKPKRHTGVVPTLTKVTELRQPRGVVGQIAPWNYPLELSVGDALPAFVSGNAVVMKPDTETALTALWARDLLIEAGLPAAVFQVVLGEGPVVGPAVVEHADYVSFTGSTRTGREVAQGAAARLVGVSLELGGKNAMLVLKDADVEKAAAGAVRACFSSAGQLCISIERLYVHESVADDFVARFAARTKAMRLGNALAYGADMGSLVGERQLETVSRHVEEAVAKGAKLVAGGVARPDIGPLFYEPTILDGVETPMAVCSEETFGPVVSIYRFKDEDEVVELANATPYGLNSSVWTKDSRRGHAVAARLRTGTVNINEGYAPAYGSVQSPMGGMKDSGLGRRHGSEGILKYTEAQTVAQQRLIPLAPSFGMDDEKYAAFMSVSLKAMKALRLR from the coding sequence ATGACGGACTCGCAGGCCATCACCTCCACCGCCCCGGACACCGAGGCCCCCGCGGCCCGCGCCGGCGCCGGCACCAACCCGATCGCCCCCGCGCCGACCGGTGTGCGCACCGCCGCCGACGTCGTGACGCCGGACCTGGTCGCCCGGCTCACCAAGGGCGTCGTCGGGTCCGGTCGTACCGCCAACCACACCCCCTTCACCGGGGACAAGCTGGCGGACCTGCCCGAGTCCACCCCCGAGGACGTCGCCGAGGCGTTCGTGCGCGCCCGCGCCGCCCAGGGCGCCTGGGCGGCCACGCCGGTCCGCCGCCGCGCCGCCGTTCTGCTCCGCTTCCACGACCTGGTCCTGGAGCGGCAGGGCGAGATCCTCGACCTGATCCAGCTGGAGACCGGCAAGGCCCGGCTGCACGCCCACGAGGAGGTCCAGGCGGTCGCCGTCGCCGCCCGGCACTACGGCCGCAAGGCCTCCTCGTACCTGAAGCCCAAGCGGCACACCGGCGTCGTCCCGACCCTGACCAAGGTCACCGAGCTGCGCCAGCCGCGCGGCGTCGTCGGCCAGATCGCCCCCTGGAACTACCCGCTGGAGCTGTCGGTCGGCGACGCGCTGCCCGCGTTCGTCTCCGGCAACGCGGTGGTCATGAAGCCGGACACCGAGACCGCGCTGACCGCACTGTGGGCCCGCGACCTGCTGATCGAGGCGGGCCTTCCGGCCGCCGTCTTCCAGGTCGTCCTCGGCGAGGGCCCGGTCGTCGGCCCCGCCGTCGTCGAGCACGCCGACTACGTGTCCTTCACCGGCTCCACCCGCACCGGCCGCGAGGTCGCCCAGGGTGCCGCGGCCCGCCTCGTCGGCGTCTCCCTGGAGCTCGGCGGCAAGAACGCCATGCTGGTCCTGAAGGACGCCGACGTGGAGAAGGCCGCCGCCGGCGCCGTCCGCGCCTGCTTCTCCTCCGCCGGACAGCTCTGCATCTCCATCGAGCGGCTCTACGTCCACGAGTCGGTCGCCGACGACTTCGTCGCCCGGTTCGCGGCCCGGACGAAGGCGATGCGGCTGGGCAACGCCCTCGCGTACGGGGCCGACATGGGCTCCCTGGTCGGCGAGCGGCAGCTGGAGACGGTGTCCCGGCACGTCGAGGAGGCCGTCGCCAAGGGTGCGAAGCTGGTCGCCGGCGGCGTCGCCCGGCCCGACATCGGCCCGCTGTTCTACGAGCCGACCATCCTCGACGGCGTCGAGACGCCGATGGCGGTCTGCTCCGAGGAGACCTTCGGCCCGGTCGTCTCGATCTACCGCTTCAAGGACGAGGACGAGGTCGTCGAGCTGGCCAACGCCACCCCGTACGGCCTGAACTCCTCCGTCTGGACGAAGGACTCCCGGCGCGGCCACGCCGTCGCGGCCCGGCTGCGCACCGGCACCGTCAACATCAACGAGGGCTACGCCCCGGCCTACGGCAGCGTCCAGTCCCCGATGGGCGGCATGAAGGACTCCGGCCTGGGCCGCCGGCACGGCTCCGAGGGCATCCTCAAGTACACCGAGGCCCAGACCGTCGCCCAGCAGCGGCTGATCCCGCTCGCGCCGTCCTTCGGCATGGACGACGAGAAGTACGCGGCGTTCATGAGCGTGTCCCTGAAGGCGATGAAGGCCCTGCGCCTGCGCTGA
- a CDS encoding serine/threonine-protein kinase has product MNDYGGPMNEPTSYGLQPPRSPQHGPVPPQHGPVPTQHVPVPPQAAPGAGPLVGGRYRLLSRLGHGGMGTVWRARDEVVDRDVAVKEPRVPDHLSEQERANIHLRMQREARAAARIEHPSVVTVHDVVVEAGRPWVVMELVSGQSLGDRLQEGTLDPREAARIGFDVLAALTAAHEAGVLHRDVKPDNVLLGRGDRVVLTDFGIAQIEGEQRLTETGAFVGSPEFVAPERLLGQRPGPASDLWSLGVVLYAAVEGMSPFRRTNTPATLQAVLSAEPQSPARGSGAFGALVMRLLSKDPAARPGPTEIRAALEAVARPVPSSAPTQTAGPAAAGTVAPQNRWLPPVLAQSRGARYGLLAGLLAIAVATTLLVTDPFGGDEPLPGWQVRPERELLGAEVTVPQDYKRSQEDGDGVVWFSDPSGVFEIDFWRTEAGGDDLGPGAAARKAKYERGGNNGLEMKDPKVTVKETQHQGRKASELVVDYTPYSSSGDDPVRYRYHELLIPGEGKTYWHLRVKMPAAGKAAGDGEGIYTEVVKGLRIEDFSAASKQG; this is encoded by the coding sequence ATGAACGACTACGGGGGACCGATGAACGAGCCCACCAGCTACGGACTTCAGCCGCCGAGGTCGCCGCAGCACGGACCCGTCCCGCCCCAGCACGGACCCGTGCCCACGCAGCACGTACCCGTCCCGCCGCAGGCCGCGCCCGGCGCCGGTCCGCTGGTCGGCGGCCGGTACCGGCTGCTGTCCCGGCTCGGGCACGGCGGCATGGGTACGGTGTGGCGCGCCCGGGACGAGGTCGTGGACCGCGACGTGGCCGTCAAGGAGCCGCGCGTGCCGGACCACCTGTCCGAGCAGGAGCGCGCCAACATCCACCTGCGGATGCAGCGGGAGGCCCGCGCGGCCGCCAGGATCGAGCACCCGTCCGTGGTCACCGTGCACGACGTCGTCGTCGAGGCCGGGCGGCCGTGGGTCGTGATGGAGCTGGTCAGTGGGCAGTCGCTGGGCGACCGGCTCCAGGAGGGCACGCTCGATCCGCGGGAGGCGGCGCGGATCGGGTTCGACGTGCTCGCCGCGCTGACCGCCGCCCACGAGGCGGGCGTGCTGCACCGCGACGTGAAGCCGGACAACGTCCTGCTCGGCCGCGGCGACCGGGTCGTGCTCACCGACTTCGGCATCGCGCAGATCGAGGGCGAGCAGCGGCTGACCGAGACCGGCGCGTTCGTCGGCTCGCCGGAGTTCGTCGCCCCGGAGCGGCTGCTCGGGCAGCGGCCGGGGCCCGCGTCGGACCTGTGGTCGCTCGGTGTGGTGCTGTACGCGGCCGTGGAGGGCATGTCGCCGTTCCGCCGGACCAACACCCCGGCCACCCTCCAGGCGGTGCTCTCGGCGGAGCCGCAGAGCCCGGCGCGCGGCTCGGGCGCGTTCGGCGCCCTGGTGATGCGGCTGCTGAGCAAGGACCCGGCGGCCCGGCCGGGGCCGACGGAGATCCGTGCGGCGCTGGAGGCGGTGGCCCGTCCGGTGCCGTCGTCCGCCCCCACGCAGACGGCCGGGCCGGCCGCCGCGGGGACCGTGGCCCCGCAGAACCGGTGGCTGCCGCCCGTCCTGGCGCAGAGCCGGGGCGCGCGGTACGGGCTGCTCGCCGGCCTCCTCGCGATCGCGGTCGCCACGACGCTGCTGGTCACCGACCCCTTCGGCGGGGACGAGCCGCTGCCCGGCTGGCAGGTGCGCCCGGAGCGGGAGTTGCTGGGCGCGGAGGTGACCGTGCCGCAGGACTACAAGCGGTCCCAGGAGGACGGCGACGGGGTGGTCTGGTTCTCCGACCCCAGCGGCGTCTTCGAGATCGACTTCTGGCGCACGGAGGCCGGCGGCGACGACCTCGGCCCGGGCGCCGCGGCGCGGAAGGCGAAGTACGAGCGCGGTGGCAACAACGGCCTGGAGATGAAGGACCCGAAGGTCACGGTCAAGGAGACGCAGCACCAGGGGCGGAAGGCCTCCGAGCTGGTCGTGGACTACACGCCGTACTCGTCGAGCGGCGACGACCCGGTCCGGTACCGCTACCACGAGCTGCTGATTCCGGGGGAGGGCAAGACGTACTGGCATCTGCGGGTGAAGATGCCGGCCGCGGGCAAGGCTGCGGGAGATGGTGAGGGGATCTACACCGAGGTTGTGAAGGGACTGCGGATCGAGGATTTCTCAGCGGCCTCGAAGCAGGGCTAA
- a CDS encoding serine/threonine protein kinase encodes MDDYAGRVLADRYRLPLPPSDEYELVETRAFDTYSGQEVLLRQVPLPEVVDAEVLDADGSAYGYGGAPRRAQGRATRRPNDPAVRRAMEAAQAAAQIPDHPSLDQVFDVFAEAGSLWIASELVAARPLAALLAERPLNPYRAAEIASDLLTALRALHAHGWTHRNITTRTVLVCDDGRVVLTGLAAGAAEEALCGYVPVPSPEPEYEHDHMPDHEYEYEPAPEPGREPEGAGSLLPAAREAGAETVPVRAELPAAPPSSAADVRAARAGAIAAYRAGARAAARISETGTLPLQPGPGRPEPTEPTAEPTAEPSAEPSVEPTAAPVAAPAPVPADGAPEPQWWSRDADDEDDETDDGDDFGQGQGQGQGQGQGQGQGRSQAQGHRPDAGGNSRALLAGTWSDGPHVSRDGAAPVPAGGTRARPALPAPAPRRAPESSDAPEGRGALVPASGRWDEVVAAGGPAPAYRGPATPLAAERARQARIAVVGPVTERWAPEQAGPVHENWQLAPPIGPATDLWALGALLYRAVQGHAPYPEDSAVELVQLVCAEPPAFAEECGPLRPVVESLLRQDPTERPDFEELRGWLRSLVRSAPEPEAGTTVVPLLSEDPSRLPIVRRRGELVRKRRGRGAAAQGRHRHKKVKESRRTQARADRQDHQDHHDHQEFREELPQRAAKAPKAPKAPRVPKAARTQKAPRALGRTLLVLILLLLAGAVAYAMLFLPKSGTEGDGGDAAENPQQSQQPQQPQQSPQSPQSTPKASEAPKPTPTPTKPPAVSLAPGYTLRQDPEGFQIAVAKGWKRSGKNESGQIRYTSGDFTLLVVPGRDTVQAEGSDPMAYQRTKERELQPWRDSSWSGATGLRRVDVGRQAMAEGQFTWQDGDGRDLYVRNLALIVGGRYHVVQVIGPDGQRDKVTEVYQQAVKAYRSTR; translated from the coding sequence GTGGACGACTACGCGGGAAGGGTGCTCGCCGACCGTTACCGCCTGCCGTTGCCGCCCTCGGACGAGTACGAACTCGTCGAGACCCGCGCCTTCGACACGTACAGCGGTCAGGAGGTCCTGCTCCGCCAGGTGCCGTTGCCGGAGGTCGTCGACGCCGAGGTGCTGGACGCCGACGGCAGCGCGTACGGGTACGGTGGCGCGCCGCGCCGCGCGCAGGGGCGGGCGACCCGGCGGCCGAACGACCCTGCCGTCCGGCGGGCGATGGAGGCGGCGCAGGCCGCCGCGCAGATCCCCGACCACCCGAGCCTCGACCAGGTCTTCGACGTGTTCGCGGAGGCCGGTTCGCTGTGGATAGCGAGCGAACTCGTCGCGGCCCGCCCGCTCGCCGCGCTGCTCGCCGAGCGCCCGCTGAACCCGTACCGCGCCGCCGAGATCGCCTCCGACCTGCTCACCGCGCTGCGCGCGCTGCACGCGCACGGCTGGACGCACCGGAACATCACCACCCGCACGGTCCTGGTCTGCGACGACGGCCGTGTCGTGCTCACCGGGCTCGCGGCGGGCGCGGCCGAAGAGGCTCTGTGCGGCTACGTACCGGTGCCGTCGCCGGAGCCCGAGTACGAGCACGACCACATGCCCGACCACGAGTACGAGTACGAGCCCGCGCCGGAGCCGGGGCGCGAGCCCGAGGGCGCGGGGTCCCTGCTCCCCGCCGCGCGGGAGGCGGGCGCGGAGACGGTGCCCGTACGGGCCGAGCTGCCGGCCGCCCCGCCGAGCTCCGCCGCCGACGTACGGGCCGCCCGTGCCGGGGCGATCGCCGCGTACCGGGCCGGTGCCCGCGCCGCCGCGCGGATCTCCGAGACCGGCACCCTGCCCCTCCAGCCCGGCCCCGGCCGGCCGGAGCCCACGGAGCCGACCGCCGAACCGACCGCCGAACCGAGCGCCGAACCGAGCGTCGAGCCGACCGCCGCCCCGGTCGCAGCCCCCGCCCCCGTCCCGGCCGACGGCGCGCCCGAGCCGCAGTGGTGGAGCCGGGACGCGGACGACGAGGACGACGAAACCGACGACGGCGACGACTTCGGCCAAGGCCAAGGCCAAGGCCAAGGCCAAGGCCAAGGCCAAGGCCAAGGCCGAAGCCAGGCCCAGGGCCATCGTCCCGACGCCGGTGGCAACTCGCGCGCGCTCCTCGCCGGGACCTGGAGCGACGGCCCGCACGTCTCCCGCGACGGGGCGGCGCCCGTCCCCGCCGGCGGCACCAGGGCGCGCCCCGCGCTCCCGGCCCCGGCTCCCCGCCGCGCCCCCGAGTCGTCCGACGCCCCCGAGGGCCGCGGCGCGCTCGTGCCCGCGTCCGGTCGCTGGGACGAGGTCGTCGCCGCGGGCGGCCCCGCCCCCGCGTACCGCGGGCCCGCCACTCCGCTCGCCGCCGAGCGCGCCCGGCAGGCCCGGATCGCCGTCGTCGGTCCGGTCACCGAGCGCTGGGCGCCGGAGCAGGCCGGGCCGGTCCACGAGAACTGGCAGCTCGCGCCGCCCATCGGCCCGGCCACCGACCTGTGGGCCCTCGGCGCGCTGCTCTACCGCGCCGTGCAGGGCCACGCCCCGTACCCCGAGGACAGCGCGGTCGAGCTGGTCCAGCTCGTGTGCGCCGAGCCGCCCGCGTTCGCCGAGGAGTGCGGGCCGCTGCGCCCCGTCGTCGAGTCCCTGCTGCGCCAGGACCCCACCGAGCGCCCGGACTTCGAGGAGCTGCGCGGCTGGCTGCGCTCGCTCGTCAGGTCCGCCCCCGAGCCGGAGGCGGGCACCACGGTCGTGCCGCTGCTGTCCGAGGACCCGTCGCGGCTGCCCATCGTCCGCCGCCGCGGCGAACTGGTCCGCAAGCGCCGGGGCCGCGGGGCCGCCGCGCAGGGCCGGCACCGGCACAAGAAGGTCAAGGAGTCCCGTCGTACTCAGGCGCGGGCCGACCGGCAGGACCACCAGGACCACCACGATCACCAGGAGTTCCGCGAGGAGCTCCCCCAGCGCGCAGCCAAGGCGCCCAAGGCCCCGAAGGCTCCGAGGGTCCCCAAGGCCGCCCGGACCCAGAAGGCCCCCCGCGCCCTCGGCCGCACCCTCCTGGTCCTCATCCTGCTCCTGCTCGCCGGAGCGGTGGCGTACGCGATGCTGTTCCTGCCCAAGAGCGGCACGGAGGGCGACGGCGGCGACGCCGCCGAGAACCCGCAGCAGTCACAACAGCCCCAGCAGCCCCAACAGTCGCCCCAGTCCCCGCAGTCGACCCCCAAGGCCTCCGAGGCCCCCAAGCCCACGCCCACGCCCACCAAGCCCCCCGCTGTCTCCCTCGCCCCCGGCTACACGCTGCGCCAGGACCCCGAGGGGTTCCAGATCGCGGTCGCGAAGGGCTGGAAGCGTTCGGGGAAGAACGAATCCGGGCAAATCCGCTACACCAGCGGAGACTTCACGCTGCTGGTCGTCCCCGGCCGGGACACTGTGCAGGCCGAGGGCTCCGACCCGATGGCGTACCAGCGCACCAAGGAGCGCGAGCTGCAGCCCTGGCGGGACTCCTCCTGGTCCGGCGCGACCGGGCTGCGCCGCGTCGACGTGGGCCGGCAGGCCATGGCCGAGGGCCAGTTCACCTGGCAGGACGGCGACGGCCGCGACCTGTACGTGCGCAACCTCGCGCTGATCGTCGGCGGCCGGTACCACGTCGTCCAGGTGATCGGTCCTGACGGCCAGCGCGACAAGGTCACCGAGGTATACCAACAGGCCGTCAAGGCCTACCGGTCCACTCGCTGA